NNNNNNNNNNNNNNNNNNNNNNNNNNNNNNNNNNNNNNNNNNNNNNNNNNNNNNNNNNNNNNNNNNNNNNNNNNNNNNNNNNNNNNNNNNNNNNNNNNNNNNNNNNNNNNNNNNNNNNNNNNNNNNNNNGGAGTTTTACTGCGGGTCTTTGACTTTAACTGCTGAGCTTTCAGCCGATCTTTGATTTTGGAAATCATGTCCCGTAGTTCAATGTCGTGGTTCTTGAGTGAAAAGCGAACCAATAGAGAATTCTGCTGTGAGCAAGTCCTTAATGAAACGCTTCTTTCTGCGGTCTGTACCACTCTGCTCTGACTGATTTACAGTGAGCTTTTGCAGCTGAGTCAACAGGTGAGGGATGTCAGCCTCCCCGTGGGAGACACCCTCCGAAGTCCGACCCATGGCAGCCCAAGACGCAAGTTGAGATGCCGTCTGTGCATTCTTTTTGTAAACTGCATCAGAACGGAATTTCGCAGAGGTTTTTTGGGTGTGCCAGCGACAATTTGTAATCAACAATTCTAGTTGCTTTTCCACCACGCGTCCTGACTCTAGTCCTGTTTTAACAACCTTCAGATGCAGCTGAATCACTAGCAGGAGAATCAATGAGCTCAAAAGCCACGTTCTGCCCACACAGAGAGCCATGTTGGTTGTCATTGGAGGACTACCCCTTCATGTGATGTTGGAAACACAAGAAGAGACTTAGTTGGTTAGTCAGTGGAATTAGTAAAACTGTGATTACAAAGAGagcactaaaacaaaatcaacgcGATCTGCACACACCGATTTAACCTATGAAGCTAGATGTTGTATTCCTAACGATGTTATGGATGAGCTCCCAGGTTGTACAATCTGGCTCTAAGGTATTGAAGGGGGTGATCAGTTGTCTGTGAAGTGGTGCACCACCAAAATTGGAACCttctgtggtttagtttgaTAGGGTTTGGTTGAACCCAACAAGTCCCACAGGGTGTTTGTGCAGCTTAAGCTGGTTGCAATGGACCCATTTCTGAATGGACTCCTTTCGGCCTCTGCTGATTTTTCCAACGTGCTTTTGAGAAAAANAGCTCCCAGGTTGTACAATCTGGCTCTAAGGTATTGAAGGTGGTGCTCAGTTGTCTGTGAACTGGTGCACCACCAAAATTGGAACTttctgtggtttagtttgaTTGGGTTTGGTTGAACCCAACAAGTCCCACAGGGTGTTTGTGCAGCTTAAGCTGGTTGCGATGGACCCATTTCTGAATGGGCTCCTTTCGGCCTCTGCTGATTTTTCCAACGTGCTTTTGAGAAAAAGCACAAGTAGCCTTCATGTGTTTATGAAGGTCAGCAAGTTGTAGTTCGTCACTTTCTAGCGCATAACAGTGAGCTGAAGCTTCACTTCGCCCAGAAATGCTCAATGGCTGACGAACTTGTGCCCAGAGTTTTAATTGCCTGAAGTCGATCAGAGGTTCAAAGCGATTAAGAAGGTCTTTACCCACAAGGAATGGAATCGAGTTGATTGGTGATACATAGACTGGATGCGTCACCGTCATTGGACCGATAGACAGCTGGATGAATGACACAGCCGACAAAGTTGTGTTAGTGTTAGCGTAAGGACGCACACTAACAGAGCATGGTTGCACCTTTaggtctttatttttgttgttgacgaTATTCCGAAGCTTGTCAAACAACGAGGATGAGATCAAGGTAATGTCAGATGCTGTGTCAAGCAATGCTTCATGCGTTAACACATCTTCAAGTCCCAGTGGCATGTGCAATTTTCGAGCTACTCCCTTTTCTGTGAGATTACACAAAAATTGTGGCACAGGTGGATAGACAGGAAACACAGAGTCATCCTGTTCAGGTGACTGCAGTTGCTGGTCTAGCTGAGCCACCAGTGTAGCACTGGAAGGCAGTGAGGTCTCTGCTCTATCTTCATTGTTCATCGCTGAGGATGCAAGACACCCTCCTTTTGCAGGTTTCACAAAGTCATACTTTGCTTCTTGACGATCAATGATCATCTGGGATCCTGCACTGGAGCTTGATAGTGGATCAAGTTCAAACTCAGATGGGTTCAAGGAGAGATGCAGCACTTCTGGGTCTTCTGGTTTAGGTTTTTGTGccaagtcttttagcaaacgTTTGATTTCCTCAATTTCGTCTTTGCTTAACCCAGAAAATTCTTCTTTGCTCTCTGATTTTGGCTGTGATTCGTTTGGGTTGAAATTCTCTGTGGAATTTCTTTCTTCAGGGAAATCATGCGGTTGGTAAGAAGACTGACCTCCAAACCTATTTTGATATTGTCTACCACGATCCCTGTACTTATATGTGGAGGTTTTGTCAAATCGCTTTGGCTGAGGTTTGCCTCTGTGCCAGTTGGTCTTGGATCCAGATGTGTTCTCTGAATCTTGCTCATTCTGTTTAATTTCCTTCCCAGACCAGGATCTCCATGGCTCGTTGCGGTTGGGTTTATTTGATGGAACCCGATTTGGATCCTTTttggttctgggaggaaaagaCGTGGTGGAACTAGGTCCAACAAACCTGGGGTTTGGTGCACCTTCAAGTTCCAAGGATGATGGTTCTGCTGTGGCAGTAACTAGAACTGTAGGCTCAGAAGATTTTGGATTGGACTGCTTTTGTTTCTGGAAACCCAAAGCAGCAAGTTCTCGCAGGTAATTGATAGTCGCTGTATGGGGGTTGGCAAAGACTCCCAAGTGATGACTGGTTCCGGGATGGAGGTTCTGAAGGAAAAGAGATTTGAAGTTCAAGTCCTCCTCCATTCCTGGTTCATTGCGAGTCCCGAAGTATGCTTGAAAAAGCCGATAGTAGTAATGCTGAGGAGGCTCGTGCCTACCTTGCTTTACTGACATTGCCACAATTAAGCCTGACTGTGTGGTGTAGTCTGAGAATTCCCTCTCAATGGCTTGTCGCAAAAAGAACCAATCGCGTCTGGTAACCTCTGGCTGTCTTTCGATGAAGCGGATTACCTCACGGCTGGAAGAAAGTTTGATAAGATAAATCTTATCTTGAATGGTGGCATCTGAATATTTCCTGAGGTAGAACTTAATGTCATCCAGGTATGCACGAGGATCATTAGAACCACCAAGGGTTGGTTCAAATCTGGTAAGATTCCGAGAGATTTTGTCTAAATCTCGATCAGAGGGACCACGATGAAGAGNNNNNNNNNNNNNNNNNNNNNNNNNNNNNNNNNNNNNNNNNNNNNNNNNNNNNNNNNNNNNNNNNNNNNNNNNNNNNNNNNNNNNNNNNN
The Oryzias melastigma strain HK-1 unplaced genomic scaffold, ASM292280v2 sc01018, whole genome shotgun sequence genome window above contains:
- the LOC118598486 gene encoding uncharacterized protein LOC118598486 (The sequence of the model RefSeq protein was modified relative to this genomic sequence to represent the inferred CDS: added 444 bases not found in genome assembly) yields the protein MEIKDLESQVQAGQQDLTTMHLQLTEARENHKVSQIALHCAKEDANELQQENEKELRSVKTETKPPFRSDPFQPTHPPFREEKGGTQAKRGAHSSPPWPPPSQTPPFSPSHHHDLIPGLTQVQSFHDVRTGDSLHRGPSDRELDKISRNLTRFEPTLGGSNDPRAYLDDIKFYLRKYSDATIQDKIYLIKLSSSREVIRFIERQPEVTRRDWFFLRQAIEREFSDYTTQSGLIVAMSVKQGRHEPPQHYYYRLFQAYFGTRNEPGMEEDLNFKSLFLQNLHPGTSHHLGVFANPHTATINYLRELAALGFQKQKQSNPKSSEPTVLVTATAEPSSLELEGAPNPRFVGPSSTTSFPPRTKKDPNRVPSNKPNRNEPWRSWSGKEIKQNEQDSENTSGSKTNWHRGKPQPKRFDKTSTYKYRDRASDITLISSSLFDKLRNIVNNKNKDLKAIKTLGTSSSAIEHFWAK